One window of the Onychostoma macrolepis isolate SWU-2019 chromosome 21, ASM1243209v1, whole genome shotgun sequence genome contains the following:
- the ppp1r14ba gene encoding protein phosphatase 1, regulatory (inhibitor) subunit 14Ba isoform X1, with amino-acid sequence MPHPSLPLRTPCKLKLFLLSGTMAAVTSPETTPQPRVYFQTPPGTEEEVPQKQGRVTVKYDRKELRRRLNLEEWIVSQLMNLYDCEEDEVPELEIDVDELLDLPSDVERAIRVKMLLVDCYKPNDDFVAALLEKVRGMQKLSTPQKKGELTP; translated from the exons ATGCCTCATCCCAGTCTACCGTTGCGGACTCCTTGTAAGCTAAAG ctttttttattatcagGGACAATGGCAGCGGTAACAAGTCCGGAAACGACACCTCAGCCCCGGGTTTATTTTCAAACACCTCCCGGTACCGAAGAAGAAGTGCCACAGAAGCAAGGACGAGTGACCGTAAAATATGACAGAAAAGAGCTGAGGAGGCGACTGAATTTGGAGGAGTGGATAGTTAGCCAGTTAATGAATCTGTACGACTGCGAG GAGGATGAGGTGCCTGAGCTGGAAATAGATGTGGATGAGCTGCTGGATCTGCCCAGTGATGTTGAGAGAGCCATTCGAGTGAAG atgCTGCTGGTCGACTGTTATAAGCCTAATGAT GATTTCGTAGCGGCGTTGCTGGAGAAGGTCAGAGGGATGCAGAAACTCAGCACCCCCCAGAAGAAAGGGGAGCTGACGCCATGA
- the ppp1r14ba gene encoding protein phosphatase 1, regulatory (inhibitor) subunit 14Ba isoform X2: MAAVTSPETTPQPRVYFQTPPGTEEEVPQKQGRVTVKYDRKELRRRLNLEEWIVSQLMNLYDCEEDEVPELEIDVDELLDLPSDVERAIRVKMLLVDCYKPNDDFVAALLEKVRGMQKLSTPQKKGELTP; the protein is encoded by the exons ATGGCAGCGGTAACAAGTCCGGAAACGACACCTCAGCCCCGGGTTTATTTTCAAACACCTCCCGGTACCGAAGAAGAAGTGCCACAGAAGCAAGGACGAGTGACCGTAAAATATGACAGAAAAGAGCTGAGGAGGCGACTGAATTTGGAGGAGTGGATAGTTAGCCAGTTAATGAATCTGTACGACTGCGAG GAGGATGAGGTGCCTGAGCTGGAAATAGATGTGGATGAGCTGCTGGATCTGCCCAGTGATGTTGAGAGAGCCATTCGAGTGAAG atgCTGCTGGTCGACTGTTATAAGCCTAATGAT GATTTCGTAGCGGCGTTGCTGGAGAAGGTCAGAGGGATGCAGAAACTCAGCACCCCCCAGAAGAAAGGGGAGCTGACGCCATGA
- the fkbp2 gene encoding peptidyl-prolyl cis-trans isomerase FKBP2, giving the protein MRLNLVLAVTLMSIPMALVQGAEKKKLQIGIKKRVDNCPIKSRKGDVLNMHYSGKLEDGTEFDSSIPRNQPFTFTLGTGQVIKGWDQGLLGMCEGEKRKLVIPSELGYGDRGAPPKIPGGATLIFEVELLSIERRSDL; this is encoded by the exons ATGAGGCTGAATTTGGTATTAGCTGTCACTCTGATGTCCATCCCCATGGCACTTGTGCAAGGGGCTGAGAAGAAAAAACTACAGATTGGAATCAAGAAAAGAGTGGACAACTGTCCTATAAAGTCCCGCAAGGGAGACGTGTTGAACATGCACTACAGT GGGAAACTGGAGGATGGCACAGAATTTGACAGCAGTATCCCGAGGAATCAGCCCTTCACCTTTACTCTTGGCACGGGACAGGTCATCAAGGGCTGGGATCAGGGTCTGTTGGG GATGTGTGAGGGTGAGAAGAGGAAGCTGGTAATTCCCTCTGAGCTTG GTTATGGTGACAGAGGAGCGCCACCTAAAATTCCAG GTGGTGCCACACTCATCTTTGAAGTAGAACTGTTGAGCATTGAGAGAAGATCTGATTTATAG